In the Pelagicoccus albus genome, CTATCATTTCAACTACCGTGCTCCCATCCTCATGGGGGATGATAAAGCCAAATCCGTTTACCGTGGTTTGCGGACTGAAAAACTATCTCAAGCGATTCGTCTGGAGAAAGTTCGCCAAGAAATTTTTGGCGATGACCAGCTAATGAGGGGCTTCGTGAGCTACCCGGCTCGTCTGGATGTGGATGAAACTGTATTTAGCAACGGGTAACCTGCACAAGATTCAGGAATTGAGATCCATGCTGGCGAATGCCCGTTTGGATGTTGACGTTTTTGATCCGTCCGCAGTCGGCGGAATGCCTGAAGTGGTGGAGGATCAGGACACGTTTTCAGGGAACGCGCTCAAAAAGGCTCGTTGTCTGGCAGAGTTGCTACCCGACGATGGCTGGGCTTTGGCCGATGACAGCGGACTGAGCGTAGACTTTCTCGATGGTGCCCCGGGCGTCTACTCAGCTCGGTACGCAGGGGAAGGCGCTAGCGATTCGGAAAACCTGGAAAAGCTACTCAAGAAATTGCACTCGGTGCCTTCGGACCAAAGAGGTGGTGGTTTCCAGTGCCATTTGGCGTTGGTATCGCCTCAGGGTGAAGAATTCGTTTTTCGGGGAGAATGTCGGGGAATTATTTCCAAAGCTCGGACAGGAGAAGGTGGCTTTGGCTACGATCCTATATTCGTTCCGAAGGGTTTTTATCGGAGTTTTGCTGAGCTTTCCCGAGAAGAAAAAGCCAAGCTGAGTCACCGTGGCGAGGCAATGAGGGCTTTGATCGACTGGATCTCCCGAAGGCTGAGCGAGGCATAGGTCCTGCTTGGGAGCTTGCCTGATTTGGGGTGTTGACCTCGATGAGTATTAGGGCGCTTGAAGTTGAGCAGTCCTAAGGCGCCCCATATCGAGTAATTCCTCTAAGGAATTGCCTCAGTCCGACGTATTTATGGTTTCCGCATTCCCCCTTGGTCTTTGGGGAGGGTATCTATTTAGATAATTTGGAGTATAGCCATGAGTAAATTGACATTGCAGCAGCGATTAATGGGAGGGTTTTTGGCCGTAGCCGCGATCGGTTTGGTTATTGGTCTTGTTGGACTGAGTGGCCTGAGGGAGTCTCGCTTAGCAATTTCAGAGATCAGGGATCAAGTGTTTGAGAGGGGAAAATTTTTAGTCAGCGCCACAGATCTCGCTCGGTCTTCTCAGGTGAACTTTAAAATCCAGGTTCAGGAATGGAAGAATACTTTGATTCGCGGACACGATAAAGAGCAGTTCAACAAGTACTGGGGAAAATTCCAGGAAAGGGAGGCTATCGTCCAAAAGAATTTCCGGGACCTGGAGGCCCTTTTGAACAAGTACGAAGTGCCTAGCGAAGATATCGTCGAGGCAGCCGAGGAGCATTTAAAGCTGGGGCACGCCTACCGGGAGGCGATCAAGAGTTTCGATGCCGGCGATCTCAGGGCTCATCAAACGGTCGATAAGCTGGTAAAGGGAATCGATCGCGAACCGACCCGTAAGATCGATGACATCGTATCTCGGGTGAAGGCTTTCGAGGCAGATGCTGCTGCGAGCAGATCCGAAGAGTTCGAGGCAAGTTCCAAAGCGATCAGCCTAGCAACCACGATTGTAATGATACTCGGTGTCTCAATCGCAGTGGCTCTTGGACTCTGGATTGGCGGTTCGTTGACCAAAAAGATTAAGCAAATTACAACTTCACTGCAGGTAGGGTCGGAAGTTGTTGATAATGCATCGAGTGAAGTCTCACGTTACGGACAGGCTCTGGCTGACTCGACCAATCGAGAAGCAGCGTCCATGCAGCAAGCGAGCGCTTCTCTTGAAGTTTTAGCGAGCAACACTCGTCGTAACGCCGAAACGGCCAATGCCGCAAGCGACATCGCCAACCAGACACGTTCTGCGGTCAACAGTGGCAAAGGGCAGATGGATGAGATGCAGGCAGCTATGTTGGCGATACAGACTTCTAGCGACGGCATTTCCCAAATCTTGAAGTCGATAGATGAAATTGCGTTTCAGACCAATATTTTGGCCCTAAATGCTGCGGTAGAAGCGGCGCGTGCAGGGGAGGCTGGAGCAGGATTTGCAGTTGTAGCTGATGAAGTTAGGAACCTCGCTCAGAGAAGCGCTAAGGCGGCTCAGGAAACGTCTGAGCGTATCGAGGATTCTATTACAAAAAGTCGCCATGGTGTTGAGCTCAGCACCCGTGTGACAGTAAGTTTAGAAGACATTCTCCAAAAGGCGGCTGAGCTAGACGATCTTGTCGCAAGTATTGCCGAATCCGTAGCCCAGAACAAAGATGGCGTCGACCAAGTGAATACAGCGATTCGCAGTATGGAGAATTCATATCAGTCCAATGCCGCCTTGACTGAGGAAAGTGCCGCATCGGCCGCAGAGCTAAGTGAGCAGGCCTTGTCTCTCAATCGCTCCGTTGGAGAACTGGCTGGATTGTGCGGATTGCCGGTGTCTTCGCATCAAGAAGGCGTCGGTCGGAATCTACATACCTTGCCGCAAGCCGAGCGAGGTCGGCGCTTAGAATCATCTTTTGAGGCGAATCGGAAAGAATCTAGTCTTTGGAACTAGCGACGACGCTTTGCGTCGATAGGCTCTGAATAGGTGGTGCGGCGAATTTTTTGAAAGCTATCGGTGCGACGGATGTAAAGTCGTTAAAACTTTTAATAGACCATCAACCAAACTTGAAAATATTGCGTGAAAACGGATTTCTCCGATGGCAAAATCTGAAAAGTGGTTAAGTTTACAAGCAGAGAGAACGTTAATGGTATATAACCAGAGAGAAGTAAGGGTTAGCCCTTTTTTTCTGAATTGAACAACAGCAATTTCCAAACTTTGGACTGCGCGGAAACGCGCTTAGGTTCAGGATCAAGGCAACAATAAAGGGATAGCTGGCTTGGAGGGGGGCCTCCGAGCCAGCACTTTTTTTGCCTAGTGCCCAGAGTTTTCAGCGCATACGAAAAGGCCCACCGCGAACTTATCGCAGTGGGCCTCGAAATTAGTTTCAAACATTACCCCTGAGGGGGCTCTGTTTAGAAGCTTGTCGTGAAGGAAATGCCGCCCCAGAGGTTTCCGTCTGGAGAGTAGCCGAGGTCCTCGTCGTTTGCGCTGTAACGGAGACCAGCCGCTACGGAAGTGCTGTCGCTGATTTGGTACACGTAGTCAGCGGTTGCACTGTAGTAGAGGTAGTTGAAGCCAGCATCCTCGCGTGCGTAACCAACTGCGGCACCTAGTTCGATGCTAGACACGTCGTCGATAGCGATCGAGTGACCGATGGATGTCTCTAGAGTGAGAACTTCGAGGTCGAAGTCGTAGAAGACGTAAGCTCCTGGAGCCAAGGCTGTGTCTGCAGTTACTCCGACAAAAAGTTCGAAAGTTTCGTCACTCGCGTCTGGGTAGTGGTAAATAGTGCCGCCGAGATCGAGTTGTAGCGTGTCATTCAGAGCGTAGCCCCAGCCGCCGTAGAGATCTATTTCCGTCGAATCTTTACCGAAGCTGTCGATTGCTTCACTGCCCCACAGGCCGAAGTAGTAGTCGCCATAGGCGCCTTCGATTCCGCCTTGGAAGCTTTCGCTCGCCAATTCAACACCACGGAAGACGTACTCGGATTCGACACCGTAGTTTACTTCCCAAGTAAGTTCTTGAGCGTTCATGTTGGCTGCGCACACGAGGCCCGCAGCTGTCGCCAGAGTAGCGATAACTTTAGTATTCATTTTCTAGTTTGTAGTTTAGTTTGTTTGATCGGACTCCGAAGAGTCGGAAAGTTAGTTCCGCAAAAACTGAAATAGTTCCACGTTCTTACTGAACCGGGCGGAACATGCGGTAGATCGCCTGTTTGGAAAGTAAAAAATCAGGTTTTTAGACAAACCGTTGAGGCGTAAACTGAAGTTTACCCGAACATACTTAGGTGTCTAACCCTTACGTGATTCAAGGAATGAATCTAAGGACCACTTTCCTAGCTTGTAGTGGGGTAGCATTACACAGACCCCAAGGAGGCACAGGTTCTTGACGAAATTACTTCGTTGCATGGTGTCCCAAATCCATTGGTTTTGCAGATCAAGCTCAGGACTTTGGTATCCCTGTAGAGCTGGAGCATGTATCAGAGCAGTGACTACGATAAGAAATGTTCCCAGCATTACGGATGCGACCTTCAATCGATATCCGAGAGCGATCATGCCTCCTCCGGCCACAAGAAAGATTCCGCACGAAAAAGAGACCAATCTCGGTATCGGCATCCAACCGGGCATCATTTTTTGAATCAGCACATCTCGGAAAATATGCTCTCCGCCGAGTCCGATAAAGATAAGGCTGAACAAAAGTCTGAAAATGACATCTGAAGTGTCTTTTCCTACAAGAGCTTTCATCGATTTTTTGGCCCCCATTCTGAGATTTTTGGTAAGGTACGGTAGAGTAGCCTGTGGTAAAGAAAACGAGGTAAGGCTCGTCTCAGGTAGTAAAATATCCGAGCATCTGGTGTGCCCGTGGACCTCAAGGGAGGCCGTTTTCTGCGGGATATGGCGAATATGTGTTTTGCTACGTCTTTGGAGGTGCAAGGTGTACGAGTCATTATCTTCTCGACGAAAGATTTCATATTCTCGTAATGAGCCTTGTACTCCGAAGAGCTACGTCCTTCCTCTTTGGAGCGAGAGTAGAGGACCTTCTTAAATGCCAGCGAATTTATGAAACCTGGCTGTACTAAGCTTACCTTTATTCCCCAAGGCTTCATTTCGTACCAAAGCGCTTCAGTCGCTCCCTCCAAGGCGAATTTTGAAGCAGAATAGGAAGCCATGGTCGGCATCGCCATCATGCCGCTTACTGATGATACGTTGACGATCCTGCCGACTCTTCTCCTTCGCATTTGTGGTAGGCATTCTCGTATGAGGTGCATGGGACCCAAGTAATTGACCTGCATTTGCCTTTGCTCGTCCTCTTGGCTCATATCTTCCACGGTGGCGCGGTAGGAAATACCTGCATTGTTGATCAGGATATCTACAGGACCGAATTGGGTCTCTACCTTCTTCACTAGCTCTGAGGCAGCTTCATAGTCAGCCACGTCCAGTTCCTCGACCTGGATTCGCGAGCTTTTGGCGATGGTCTGTTCCCTCAGCTCCTGGGCGGAATGCGGCAGGGCGGTGGCAATAACGCAATAGGGATCTCGGTCGAAAAGCTGGATCAATTCGAATCCGATACCTGAGCTGCAGCCAGTAATTAGGACTATTTGGGGAGGGTGGGGCAAAGCAGTCAAAACGTGGCCTAAAACCGCCAAAACGCAAAAACTACTTTTCTGCCTCGATGTGTCGATTCGTCGGAGCTCTGAACTAAAACCTTACGTATCCAGTGAATTGAATACGCCCCGACTAGGTAAAACTAAGGCATTTTTTTTGCGCGAGGGTACGGTTGTGTAAAAGCTCTGCTAAGAGACCGTAAGTTATCTATCAATGTCTTTCAGGCTACTTGATGGAGGGGTGTTTTAGACGATTCTTCCGGGAACCGTCCGCCAAAATGAATATGAAGATAAGAGAAAAGCGCTGCTGGATATTGTTAACTATTTGTATCATTATTAGCAATACGCTTTGGAGCCAAAGCTCTGTCTATTGTATGCAGAACGGATCTTGGCTCCCGGTCTATGAGGTGAGGAATAACGCTCCCTATTGTTTTACGGGAGATAGCCTCGTTAAAGCTGATAGCCAATCGTTAACCATGCTGGCGAGCGAGTCTTTTGGACACGGCTTCGTAGAAGTAGAAATTTTGGAGAACAAGCGCTCAGGAGTTATCCAGAACGACCAAGGCCTGCGTTTCGTTACCGATAAAGGTCGTTTTGACTTTGTTGCCCGCGTTAAAGCGACTACAGACGTGGAAGACCTGTACTGCGTGATGCGATTCAATAAGTATGGTGACGCTAAATTCGTCTGCCACCGAATTGGGAGCCTGAAAAGAGGAGGAAGTAGCCTCATCACATTTTCTCTTCAGCTCAAATATGAGATGCCAGAGCAGATCCATTTTTACTCAGGCACCGAAGAGATCCGTTCGAATTTGGTTCCAGCTAGCTACGCCTATCAGTTCGGCGATTTCTTGCTAGCTTCCAACTGACCATGTGGACTCAGCCACGGGATAGAGCAAAGAAAAGGCGGACCGCCTACCCCTAAGCGATCCGCCACTAGTTTTCTTTGTTACCCCAAAAGTGAGAACGCTAAGCGTGTCTCATGCTTTCTAAGACGGCTCGAATGAACGATTGTTCAATTTTTTTGCCTCTTTTTCCGAAAAAGATTTAGGCTGAAAATTCAGGGAGTTGGTCAGGTGTCTCTTGTGGGAAGCCGTCGATTTTCATTACGCAAATGTAATGCAACCTGAGCTCCGGTTTTTCGTCTAAGTGAGCATAACAAAGTTAATGCTTTTTGAGATCAGACACATGAAGACGAAAATTTTTAAAATGGCTTTGAGCCTTGTTTTAGCCGGGCTCTCGAGCGCTGCGCTTCCTAGCGGCAGCCTATCGGCAAAACCGCAAGCTGAGGCGAGGCAGCAGACCGAGTCCAAATCGCAGCCCAAGTCCAAATCGCAGGCTCAGGCTGTTGCCCGCAAGGATTCTAAGACTCAGATTAACAAGCAACTTCCGAGAGGGGCAGTGCAAGTCGAGGTCGGCAAAGATCGATACCAGTATCATAATGGAACGTTTTACCGGAAGGGGAATGCAGGCTATGTGCGGACTCGAGCACCGCGCGGGGCCGTGGTATCAAGCCTTCCAAGAGGCTACGTGAGTATCGTTATCGGAGATACGATCTACTTTCGTTTTGGAGGAGTCTTCTACACTCGGTCTCCATTCGGCTATGTCGTAGTCGAGGCCCCGATTACACTTTCTCAAGGTTCCCAGACCGTTGTCTCCGATTCAGCGGATGTGGAAGTTGAATTTTCAGATGGGTACGAATCCATATGGATCGGAGAGCGCGAGTTGTTGTTCAAGGACGGGCAATTCTTTCGACGTTCAAGCGAGGGGCTTGTTTGGGTAGCGGCTCCGATGGGCGCGGTAGTTAGCAACCTTCCTACAGATGCAACTACAGTATGGTATGAGGATATCGAATACTTCGATTCCGACGGAACTTATTTTCGAAGAGCCCCGGACGGTTTTCGGGTGGTGGAAGCTCCCTGGGAGCAAATGACGGCTGCCGAATAGACTTTTTACAGGTAGGTTTAGACACAAATAGGTTGGGCGGTATCTGGAGACCTTTCTCTAGGTGCCGCCTTTTGGCGCACTCTCAAAGCGATCGTGCCTAGCTACTTTTTTATTAGCTCCACCCCGCCATCAACAAATTGAATGAGCCTTTGCTTGTAAAGGGAACCTAGGGCTTGCTTAAAAGCCTTTTTGCTGACGTCGAATGTTTCACGAATCTGTTCTGGCGGG is a window encoding:
- the rdgB gene encoding RdgB/HAM1 family non-canonical purine NTP pyrophosphatase — translated: MKLYLATGNLHKIQELRSMLANARLDVDVFDPSAVGGMPEVVEDQDTFSGNALKKARCLAELLPDDGWALADDSGLSVDFLDGAPGVYSARYAGEGASDSENLEKLLKKLHSVPSDQRGGGFQCHLALVSPQGEEFVFRGECRGIISKARTGEGGFGYDPIFVPKGFYRSFAELSREEKAKLSHRGEAMRALIDWISRRLSEA
- a CDS encoding SDR family oxidoreductase, with amino-acid sequence MPHPPQIVLITGCSSGIGFELIQLFDRDPYCVIATALPHSAQELREQTIAKSSRIQVEELDVADYEAASELVKKVETQFGPVDILINNAGISYRATVEDMSQEDEQRQMQVNYLGPMHLIRECLPQMRRRRVGRIVNVSSVSGMMAMPTMASYSASKFALEGATEALWYEMKPWGIKVSLVQPGFINSLAFKKVLYSRSKEEGRSSSEYKAHYENMKSFVEKIMTRTPCTSKDVAKHIFAISRRKRPPLRSTGTPDARIFYYLRRALPRFLYHRLLYRTLPKISEWGPKNR
- a CDS encoding TorF family putative porin, whose product is MNTKVIATLATAAGLVCAANMNAQELTWEVNYGVESEYVFRGVELASESFQGGIEGAYGDYYFGLWGSEAIDSFGKDSTEIDLYGGWGYALNDTLQLDLGGTIYHYPDASDETFELFVGVTADTALAPGAYVFYDFDLEVLTLETSIGHSIAIDDVSSIELGAAVGYAREDAGFNYLYYSATADYVYQISDSTSVAAGLRYSANDEDLGYSPDGNLWGGISFTTSF
- a CDS encoding methyl-accepting chemotaxis protein; its protein translation is MSKLTLQQRLMGGFLAVAAIGLVIGLVGLSGLRESRLAISEIRDQVFERGKFLVSATDLARSSQVNFKIQVQEWKNTLIRGHDKEQFNKYWGKFQEREAIVQKNFRDLEALLNKYEVPSEDIVEAAEEHLKLGHAYREAIKSFDAGDLRAHQTVDKLVKGIDREPTRKIDDIVSRVKAFEADAAASRSEEFEASSKAISLATTIVMILGVSIAVALGLWIGGSLTKKIKQITTSLQVGSEVVDNASSEVSRYGQALADSTNREAASMQQASASLEVLASNTRRNAETANAASDIANQTRSAVNSGKGQMDEMQAAMLAIQTSSDGISQILKSIDEIAFQTNILALNAAVEAARAGEAGAGFAVVADEVRNLAQRSAKAAQETSERIEDSITKSRHGVELSTRVTVSLEDILQKAAELDDLVASIAESVAQNKDGVDQVNTAIRSMENSYQSNAALTEESAASAAELSEQALSLNRSVGELAGLCGLPVSSHQEGVGRNLHTLPQAERGRRLESSFEANRKESSLWN
- a CDS encoding DoxX family protein, whose product is MKALVGKDTSDVIFRLLFSLIFIGLGGEHIFRDVLIQKMMPGWMPIPRLVSFSCGIFLVAGGGMIALGYRLKVASVMLGTFLIVVTALIHAPALQGYQSPELDLQNQWIWDTMQRSNFVKNLCLLGVCVMLPHYKLGKWSLDSFLESRKG
- a CDS encoding DUF6515 family protein, whose amino-acid sequence is MKTKIFKMALSLVLAGLSSAALPSGSLSAKPQAEARQQTESKSQPKSKSQAQAVARKDSKTQINKQLPRGAVQVEVGKDRYQYHNGTFYRKGNAGYVRTRAPRGAVVSSLPRGYVSIVIGDTIYFRFGGVFYTRSPFGYVVVEAPITLSQGSQTVVSDSADVEVEFSDGYESIWIGERELLFKDGQFFRRSSEGLVWVAAPMGAVVSNLPTDATTVWYEDIEYFDSDGTYFRRAPDGFRVVEAPWEQMTAAE